Below is a genomic region from Anaerolineales bacterium.
ATCGGCGTTCAATCCGGCGGCACGTAAGATTGGTAACGCTGCCACACGCCGGGCGACAATTCCCGCGCCCGAGCCGAAATTGCCGGCCCGTCGAGCGTGAGCAGTTCTCGATCCTTCATCAGAATTTTACCGGCGACGATCGTCGTCGTCACCATCGAATCCCGGAAACCGAAGAGGATGTGCCAGGGCAGGTTCCCCGCCGTCAACGGCGTGACGGCGTGATAGTCGACGAAGATGAGATCCGCGTGTGCCCCGGGGACGATCTGCCCGATGGGTGAATCGGTAAAGAAGACCCCCGCCAGATCGGCGTTGTTGCGAACTGCCATTTCGATGAGCACTTCACCGGACATCCTGCGGGGGTCGCGATTCCAGACCTTGTGCAGCAGGTAGGCGGTCTTCCACTCTTCCCACATGGCGTTCGAAAAACCGTCGTTCCCCAGGCCGACGCGCACGCCGGCGCGCATCAGTCCTTCGACGTCCGCGGCGCCCACACCGTTGTTCATGTTCGAGCGCGGTTGATGCGTCACCCAGGTGCCGCTTTCGGCCAGCAGCTCGATTTCGTGGGGATCGACGTGAATGGCGTGCGCGGCGATGGTCCGCTTTCCCAGGATGTCGTGCTCGTGCAGCCGCTCCACGACCCGCATCTGCGACTTCGCCAGGCTGTCCTCTTCGTCGGCTTCGTGTTCTGCGACGTGAATGTGAAATCCCGTATCCTGTGCAGCAGCATTTCGACAAGCGTCGAGGGTCTCCTCGGAAAGAGTCAGGCTGGCGTGCAATCCGAACGTGGCGGCGATTCGCCCCTCGGCGATGTTTTCATTTTTACAACGCGCGATGAAACGCCGATTTTCCTCGATGCCCGCTCGGGCTTTCTGTTCCCCGTCGCGATCCGTGACTTCGTAGCAGAGTACGGCTCGCAGCCCGGCTTCGTCAACAGCTCCGGCGATGGCATCGAGTGAACCCTCGATGGCGTTGGGTGAGGCGTGGTGATCGATGAGGGTCGTCGTGCCGTGGCGGATCGCATCCAGCAGGCAGACCTGGGCGGAGATGCGCACGTCTTCGCTGGTGAGCGATTTATCCAACGGCCACCACAGTTTCCGCAGGATTTCAGGGAAATCCCGCGGCGCTCGTCCCGGGATGGCCAGGCCGCGTGCGAAGGCGCTGTAGAAGTGGGTGTGTCCACAGATGTTGCCCGGCATCACGATTTGGCCGCGCGCATCCAGCTTTTCGACCTGTGTGCGGCGTGAAAGCAGCTCGCTATCCGGTCCCAGCTCGACGATCTTGCCGCCTTCGATCAGCAGCGCGTAGTCCTCGAGCAGCTGATTCGGTTCGTCCCAGGTAACGAGCCGTGCATTGTGGATCAACATCGCTTTATCTCGACCCATTTTCGCCATCCCAGCTTGATCGCTTGAGTCTCTTAGCGGTTCTTCGAGGTTTCGCAGATCGAGTGGCACTTTTCGACGAGCGAGGCTGCCCGACGCCGCTGGAAAGACTTACCGTCATACGACCCCCGATCTGAGGTAATAAAGATTCTAACATGCTGAAATTTTTGGAACAAGCGGTGTGTTTCTTGCCGGTTGCGGACATTCGTCCGCGACCGGTATCCGGCAGATTTGAATCTGCCTTTCTCTACCCGAAAGCGCCTCGAAGACCAACAGGCATATATCCGCCGACCATCGGCACCGGATACATATCCGGCGCCAGCGGAGGGTTATGCTGGTTGCGGACATTCGTCCGCGACCGGTATATGGCAGATTTGAATCTGCCTTTCCCCACCCGAAAGCGTCTCGAAGATCGACAGACACATATCTACCGCCAGCGGAAAGCTGCGAAATGGGGCAGCGCTAGATCACCTCGGCGCCGGCCTCCCGCTTCAAGAACCTCCCCATTCCGCGTTTGCCGTGCCATACGCCTTCATCGACGATCAACGTGCCGCGCAGGAAGACCTTCTCCGGATAGCCGGTCAATTCCCAGCCTTCGTACAGGTTGTAATCCGTGCGGTGCTGCGCGTAGGCCACGCCGTAAACAAGTTTCTTCCGTGGATCCCAGATCACTAAATCAGCATCCGAACCGGGCGCAAGCGCCCCTTTTGTGGGATAGAGCCCGAAGATCTTCGCCGCGTGCGTGCTCGTCAGGGCGACGAATTCGTTGGGCGTGATCTTTCCCGCTCCGACGCCGGTAGTCCACAAGACCGGCATACGATCTCCGACACCGGGCAGCCCGTTGGGTATCTTGGTGAAATCATCTGCACCCAGCTCCTTGCCGGGAATGGCGACGCTTTGCCCTTCGTATTCGATGGCTTTCCTTCCATTAAAGAAGAAGGGACAATGGTCGGTCCCCAGGGTCTGGATGCTGCCGTCTTCCAATCCCCCCCACAAGGCGGCGTTGTCCGCTGCGCTGCGCATCGGCGGCGAACAGATCCACTTGGCGCCGTCCTCGCGCTGCAGATCTTCCTTGGTGAAAAAGAGATACGGCGGGCAGGTCTCGGCCATCACGTGCGCGCCGCGTTCCCGTCCGTAGCGAATTTGATCCAGGCCGCCGGCGGTGTTCAGATGAACCACGTACAACGCGGCGTCCGCCTGCTCAGCCAGCGCGATTCCGCGCAGCACCGACTCCACTGCGCCCCAGGCCGGACGCGTGCGCGCGTGCCAGATCGGTTTCTTATGGCCGGCTGCCAGCGCTTCCGCGGTTAAAATCTCGATCACGTCCCCGTTCTCAGCGTGCAGCATGGACAACATGCCGTGCTCCGCCGCCACGCGCATCACCTGAAAGATTTCCCCGTCCTGAAGGCGCAAACGCCCGTTGTAGGCCGTGAACATCTTTAAAGTAGAAATACCTTCTTCAAGAAGCAGGGGGATTTCGGCCAGGATGCGCTCGTCCAACTGCGTGATGTTCATGTGAAACCCGAAATCGATGGCTGCTTTCGGGTCCGCTTTCCGCCGCCACTCAGCGACCGAGCCCCGCAGCGAGCCGTTCTCCAGCGGCACGAAGTCCATCACCGTCGTCGTCCCGCCGAAAGCAGCCGCTTTGTGGCCGGTGTAGTGATCGTCCGAAGAGACGGTGTCGAACATGGGCAGATCGAAGTGCGTGTGCGGATCGATCCCGCCCGGCATGACGAGTTTGCCGGAGGCATCGAACACCTGCGCATCCGGTGCGTCGAGATTTTCGCCGATCTCGACGATCTTCTCGCCGTCGATCAACACGTCGGAAACGTAGCTCTCGCTTTCCGTGACCAGCGTTCCCGAACGAATCAACTTCAAGCCCATGTGGATACACTCCTTGTCGTGATTCTATCGCAATCGAAACACAGGACGAATAAATTATAGACGGGAATATCGATCCGGGCGGTGATCCACAGCAGACTCCGCGCGCTCACGCAGGATGCGCCACAAGCGATCGCGTTTGTTCGATGAGGGCACACGCAGCTGCTTCATTTCCGTAGCGGTCAGAAAGCGTTCGCCCGTCGTATACAGAAACGTGAA
It encodes:
- the ssnA gene encoding putative aminohydrolase SsnA; the encoded protein is MGRDKAMLIHNARLVTWDEPNQLLEDYALLIEGGKIVELGPDSELLSRRTQVEKLDARGQIVMPGNICGHTHFYSAFARGLAIPGRAPRDFPEILRKLWWPLDKSLTSEDVRISAQVCLLDAIRHGTTTLIDHHASPNAIEGSLDAIAGAVDEAGLRAVLCYEVTDRDGEQKARAGIEENRRFIARCKNENIAEGRIAATFGLHASLTLSEETLDACRNAAAQDTGFHIHVAEHEADEEDSLAKSQMRVVERLHEHDILGKRTIAAHAIHVDPHEIELLAESGTWVTHQPRSNMNNGVGAADVEGLMRAGVRVGLGNDGFSNAMWEEWKTAYLLHKVWNRDPRRMSGEVLIEMAVRNNADLAGVFFTDSPIGQIVPGAHADLIFVDYHAVTPLTAGNLPWHILFGFRDSMVTTTIVAGKILMKDRELLTLDGPAISARARELSPGVWQRYQSYVPPD
- the hydA gene encoding dihydropyrimidinase — protein: MGLKLIRSGTLVTESESYVSDVLIDGEKIVEIGENLDAPDAQVFDASGKLVMPGGIDPHTHFDLPMFDTVSSDDHYTGHKAAAFGGTTTVMDFVPLENGSLRGSVAEWRRKADPKAAIDFGFHMNITQLDERILAEIPLLLEEGISTLKMFTAYNGRLRLQDGEIFQVMRVAAEHGMLSMLHAENGDVIEILTAEALAAGHKKPIWHARTRPAWGAVESVLRGIALAEQADAALYVVHLNTAGGLDQIRYGRERGAHVMAETCPPYLFFTKEDLQREDGAKWICSPPMRSAADNAALWGGLEDGSIQTLGTDHCPFFFNGRKAIEYEGQSVAIPGKELGADDFTKIPNGLPGVGDRMPVLWTTGVGAGKITPNEFVALTSTHAAKIFGLYPTKGALAPGSDADLVIWDPRKKLVYGVAYAQHRTDYNLYEGWELTGYPEKVFLRGTLIVDEGVWHGKRGMGRFLKREAGAEVI